One window of the Anopheles cruzii chromosome 2, idAnoCruzAS_RS32_06, whole genome shotgun sequence genome contains the following:
- the LOC128277706 gene encoding putative uncharacterized protein DDB_G0291608 has translation MIPQHNQVISSAFSQSEMDTQVMVVAQQYTAAGGGGGGSPTPPPPLFGSQMVDKNSSTPYTDATQTKKHSPGHIKRPMNPFMVWSQIERRKICEVTPDMHNAVISKNLGQRWKQLSPEERQPFIDEAERLRQLHTREYPNYKYRPKKKQVKGGTTHKTSSSGSSGSSPSSSTAGGSPSSATTGGSPESVSSPHSCSSLSSSSSITCSPSTGKSSPSVKRNRSGKISKSHSAATGGGGGGLSKSKKTIIIHEIGQQTMAAVATAATVTTHAAQGEQQDCLSFTTSKLLPNSPESATQYDDRSLISPEPNFGSYDTPSIFSSDLFDESKDFDQDSGKAYLRFDDRVTTDLNATMDITTGGGARVATPCQSSPHPDLNQLVVEHSNHQSSASPNLLQQQHPSLLLHNNNNSLHVNNNHLHQHQQQQQSDESDVKPLLFGCQQTSKSLYSVDNDVDCVKAEKYFDDDDCQSEQFGASMLEDSCLDVPGISRIDVSLDLGGQSGNSNTGGASGDCFNEGVVYNDQFTLTVHPNHQQQQQPPQQHQHHNQYHQQQLPHQDHRIAEGSNLLSGNLGALASFKEITNVSVSQCQSHLQQQLLQSYQLLPGDVSVKNLLWTSSPRQQEHQTQLHLQQHQQQQQQQQQQQQQQQQQQQQQQQQQQQQPQQQLHHHHQQQQQCLTGVVPLADSMSQLSPLSSASGSSLVSVPNCQPSPVGSPVDGFSASAVGVVLADCNMDGSSQPSDNNLSMLEDMLSQSHMDYSFEGLETASSSSGSHLEFITDDNSIFLTDSNNLIGYNV, from the coding sequence ACGAAAAAACACAGTCCCGGTCATATCAAGCGACCGATGAATCCGTTTATGGTGTGGAGCCAGATTGAGCGGCGCAAGATTTGCGAGGTTACGCCGGACATGCACAATGCGGTCATCTCGAAGAACCTGGGCCAACGATGGAAACAGCTAAGTCCCGAGGAGCGCCAACCGTTCATCGACGAAGCGGAACGCCTCCGTCAGCTGCATACGCGCGAATACCCAAACTACAAGTACCGTCCCAAGAAGAAGCAGGTCAAGGGAGGCACCACCCACAAGactagcagcagcggcagtagcGGCTCGTCACCGTCCTCGTCTACGGCCGGCGGTTCACCCTCGTCGGCGACAACCGGCGGCTCGCCGGAATCCGTTTCTTCGCCCCACAGCTGTTCCTCGCtgtcctcgtcatcgtccatCACGTGCTCGCCTTCGACGGGAAAGTCGTCGCCAAGCGTGAAGCGCAACCGCAGCGGGAAGATCTCGAAGAGCCACTCggcagccaccggcggcggcggcggcggcctgtcCAAGTCCAAGAAGACCATCATTATCCACGAGATCGGTCAGCAAACGATGGCTGCGGTGGCGACGGCCGCTACGGTAACGACGCACGCCGCCCAAGGCGAGCAACAGGACTGTCTGTCCTTCACCACTTCGAAGCTGCTGCCCAACTCGCCCGAGAGTGCCACACAGTACGACGATCGGTCGCTCATATCGCCTGAACCGAACTTCGGATCGTACGATACCCCATCCATCTTCTCGAGCGATCTGTTTGACGAAAGCAAGGATTTTGATCAGGACAGCGGAAAAGCCTACCTCCGTTTCGATGATCGCGTCACGACGGACCTCAACGCAACGATGGACATTAccactggcggtggcgctagAGTAGCCACTCCCTGCCAGAGCAGTCCCCATCCGGATCTGAATCAGCTGGTTGTGGAACACAGCAACCACCAGAGCAGCGCTAGTCCGAACCTCCTCCAGCAACAACATCCCAGTCTGCTGCttcataacaacaacaacagtcttCACGTAAACAATAATcaccttcaccagcaccagcagcagcagcaaagcgaCGAATCGGATGTTAAGCCACTGCTTTTCGGTTGCCAGCAAACCTCAAAGTCCTTGTACTCCGTTGACAACGACGTGGACTGCGTCAAGGCGGAGAAGTATTTCGATGACGACGACTGCCAAAGCGAACAGTTCGGGGCTAGCATGCTGGAGGACAGTTGTCTGGACGTGCCCGGCATCAGCAGAATAGACGTATCGCTTGACCTGGGCGGCCAGAGCGGGAACTCCAACACCGGCGGTGCCAGCGGCGACTGCTTTAACGAAGGGGTCGTATACAACGATCAGTTCACACTTACCGTGCATCccaaccatcagcagcagcagcagccgccgcagcagcatcaacatcaCAACCAataccatcagcagcagcttccacACCAAGATCATCGCATTGCGGAGGGCAGCAATTTGCTTTCGGGCAATCTGGGCGCACTAGCGAGCTTTAAAGAAATTACCAACGTCAGTGTCAGTCAGTGTCAGTCACACCTGCAGCAACAGTTACTTCAGTCGTATCAACTGCTGCCGGGTGATGTGTCCGTGAAGAATCTGCTGTGGACCAGCAGTCCTCGCCAGCAGGAACACCAAACGCAGCTTcatctgcagcagcatcagcagcagcagcaacagcagcagcagcagcaacagcagcaacaacagcagcagcaacagcaacagcaacagcaacagcagcagccgcagcagcagctacaccaccatcaccagcaacagcagcagtgcctCACGGGGGTTGTACCCCTCGCCGATAGTATGAGCCAGCTATCGCCTCTTAGCAGCGCCTCAGGCTCCAGCCTCGTCTCGGTACCCAACTGTCAGCCCTCACCGGTCGGCAGTCCCGTGGACGGTTTCAGTGCGTCGGCTGTCGGTGTGGTGCTGGCCGACTGTAACATGGACGGCAGTAGTCAGCCCTCCGACAACAACCTGTCCATGCTGGAGGACATGCTCAGCCAGTCGCACATGGACTACTCGTTCGAGGGGCTTGAGACGGCGTCTTCATCGAGCGGTTCGCACCTCGAGTTCATTACCGATGATAATAGCATCTTCTTAACTGACTCGAACAATCTGATCGGGTACAACGTCTAG